One region of Syntrophobacter fumaroxidans MPOB genomic DNA includes:
- a CDS encoding carboxypeptidase-like regulatory domain-containing protein, which produces MLKRYLPAVAAVILVLILIVWHLRWTITGQVVDAETGEPIENAVVNIKWLEPGPGPPGMRATVTTEEAEDVSDAKGRFKLPKYSSLLATRRFRMAIYKKGYICWSSVRIFPKEYIWTGKEWTFPTMKKRTGFTLDDGMIIRMEPFKEQYSREMHALFTTSIGAPMRTGLFSDAIAEETKLSGEIARKNWEK; this is translated from the coding sequence ATGTTGAAACGTTACCTGCCCGCGGTGGCTGCGGTGATCCTGGTGTTGATCCTGATCGTTTGGCACCTGAGATGGACGATCACGGGCCAGGTCGTCGACGCCGAAACCGGAGAGCCCATAGAGAACGCCGTGGTGAACATAAAATGGTTGGAGCCGGGGCCGGGGCCGCCGGGGATGCGGGCTACGGTGACGACTGAAGAGGCGGAAGACGTCTCGGATGCCAAGGGCCGTTTCAAGTTGCCCAAGTATTCCTCTCTTCTCGCTACCCGGAGATTCAGGATGGCTATCTATAAAAAAGGGTATATCTGCTGGAGCAGCGTGCGTATCTTCCCCAAAGAGTATATTTGGACTGGCAAAGAATGGACCTTTCCTACAATGAAAAAGAGGACTGGCTTCACGCTTGATGATGGTATGATAATTCGGATGGAACCATTTAAGGAACAGTACTCAAGAGAAATGCATGCCTTGTTTACTACAAGTATTGGTGCACCGATGAGAACAGGTCTTTTCTCTGATGCTATTGCAGAGGAAACGAAGTTATCTGGCGAAATAGCCAGAAAAAATTGGGAGAAGTAG
- a CDS encoding Ig-like domain-containing protein yields MFKKLFCLVVFLSLALVLPVQPGSACDPPVFGPERFERGSGPPVTVTRGFAGSETGAEFEVWIRNGELYGRHRVTSGTIYLNGKKIVSSGELKAHVPLIRRRVSLNASNEIGVRLEGKPGSFLTVTIVDHRHPSVSLSASPQTIAPGGSSTLTWSSTDATICVIDHGVGWVAPTGSRKVRPRRTTTYTIYAYGHHEVVSAKTTVTVGGAGPAVGDDVASTPEGTPVTVNVLANDTGSGLVLAGVTQGAHGAVSANADGTATYTPEPGFTGTDQFTYTVQDDHGATATGTVTITVTSANDAPVANAQTLSTNEDTAVSITLTGTDADGDALSFTVTSSPAHGTLSGTAPNLTYTPAAGYHGSDAFEFKVNDGKVDSAAATVSITVTSANDAPVANAQTLSTNEDTAVSITLTGTDADGFAFKVNDGKADSAAATVSITVTSANDAPVANAQTLSTNEDTAVSITLTGTDADGDTLSFTVTAPPAHGTLSGTAPSLTYTPAANYNGADGFAFKVNDGKADSAAATVSITVTSANDAPVANAQTLSTNEDTALSITLTGTDADGDTLSFTVTTSPAHGTLSGTAPNLTYTPAAGYHGPDAFEFKVNDGKADSAAAAVSITVNAVNHPPAAADDSASTEAGKAVDIAVLANDTDPDGDTLLVSGFTQGANGSVSGGANGVLVYSPNAGFSGEDGFTYTVDDGKGGSASAAVKVTVNALAALSLTIVSPSEGAFIESAAVMVRGTVANATGAETGVTVNGVTAEVYGNEFVANHVVLVEGENTLTAKAADTGGNALEASVVVNADPSADTIRIAANVESGIPSLEVTLGVRGSFSFSQSTIGCAGPAEPEYLETGAKEYKVRLSVEGIYYFTVEAVDNLNNVRADTAAIVVLNRNNLDALLQAKWDGMKAALIAGNSPGALAYFAASSRERYGEVFEHLAAGLPSIASGMREIELIYAKGGTAKYRIKREEQVQGQVYDITYYVYFLRDAAGIWGIDRF; encoded by the coding sequence ATGTTCAAAAAACTCTTTTGCCTGGTCGTTTTTCTTTCCCTGGCGTTGGTTTTGCCCGTTCAACCCGGGTCTGCGTGCGATCCCCCCGTTTTCGGACCGGAGCGGTTCGAGCGGGGTTCGGGGCCGCCGGTGACGGTCACCAGGGGATTCGCCGGTTCCGAGACCGGAGCGGAATTCGAGGTGTGGATCCGCAACGGTGAGCTCTACGGGCGGCACCGGGTGACGAGCGGCACCATATACCTGAACGGGAAGAAGATCGTGAGCTCCGGTGAGCTGAAGGCTCACGTCCCGCTCATCCGGCGCCGCGTGTCGCTCAATGCCTCCAATGAAATTGGGGTGCGGCTCGAGGGTAAGCCCGGGAGTTTCCTTACAGTGACCATCGTGGACCATCGCCACCCGAGCGTGAGCCTTTCGGCTTCGCCGCAGACCATTGCTCCGGGGGGATCGTCGACCTTGACGTGGAGCTCGACCGACGCGACAATCTGCGTGATCGACCACGGGGTGGGGTGGGTTGCGCCCACCGGTTCACGGAAGGTCCGGCCCCGGCGGACCACCACTTACACGATATACGCCTACGGCCACCACGAGGTCGTCAGCGCGAAGACGACCGTGACGGTCGGGGGGGCGGGTCCCGCGGTCGGGGATGACGTCGCCTCGACGCCGGAGGGGACTCCGGTGACGGTCAACGTGCTGGCAAACGACACGGGGAGCGGCCTGGTCCTTGCCGGCGTCACCCAGGGCGCCCACGGGGCGGTCTCGGCCAACGCGGACGGGACGGCGACCTACACGCCGGAGCCCGGATTCACCGGAACGGACCAGTTCACCTACACGGTGCAAGACGACCATGGGGCCACGGCGACAGGCACGGTCACCATCACGGTCACCTCGGCAAACGATGCGCCGGTGGCGAACGCGCAGACGTTGAGCACGAACGAGGACACGGCGGTTTCGATCACCTTGACGGGAACGGACGCGGACGGCGATGCGCTGAGCTTCACGGTGACAAGCTCGCCCGCGCACGGGACGCTCAGCGGCACGGCGCCGAATCTGACCTACACGCCGGCTGCCGGGTATCACGGCTCCGATGCTTTTGAATTCAAGGTGAACGACGGGAAGGTGGACTCCGCGGCGGCAACGGTTTCGATCACGGTCACCTCGGCAAACGATGCGCCGGTGGCGAACGCGCAGACGTTGAGCACGAACGAGGACACGGCGGTTTCGATCACCTTGACGGGAACGGACGCGGACGGCTTTGCGTTCAAGGTGAACGACGGGAAGGCGGACTCCGCGGCGGCAACGGTTTCGATCACGGTCACCTCGGCAAACGATGCGCCGGTGGCGAACGCGCAGACGTTGAGCACGAACGAGGACACGGCGGTCTCGATCACCTTGACGGGAACGGACGCGGACGGGGATACCCTGAGCTTCACGGTGACGGCCCCGCCCGCTCACGGGACGCTCAGCGGCACGGCGCCGAGCCTGACCTACACGCCCGCGGCGAACTACAACGGCGCGGACGGCTTTGCGTTCAAGGTGAACGACGGGAAGGCGGACTCCGCGGCGGCAACGGTTTCGATCACGGTCACCTCGGCAAACGATGCGCCGGTGGCGAACGCGCAGACGTTGAGCACGAACGAGGACACGGCGCTTTCGATCACCTTGACGGGAACGGACGCGGACGGGGATACCCTGAGCTTCACGGTGACGACCTCGCCCGCTCACGGGACGCTCAGCGGCACGGCGCCGAACCTGACCTACACGCCGGCGGCCGGGTATCACGGCCCCGATGCTTTTGAATTCAAGGTGAATGACGGTAAAGCGGACTCCGCGGCGGCAGCGGTTTCGATCACGGTGAACGCGGTGAACCATCCTCCCGCGGCCGCTGACGACTCGGCGAGCACTGAGGCGGGGAAAGCCGTCGACATCGCGGTTCTCGCCAACGATACGGACCCCGACGGAGACACCCTGCTGGTATCGGGCTTCACGCAGGGGGCCAACGGGAGCGTGTCCGGCGGCGCGAACGGCGTCCTCGTCTATTCGCCCAACGCCGGGTTCAGCGGTGAGGACGGTTTCACGTACACCGTCGACGACGGCAAGGGGGGGAGCGCATCGGCCGCCGTCAAGGTTACGGTGAACGCTCTTGCCGCGCTGTCTCTCACGATTGTTTCTCCTTCGGAGGGCGCCTTTATCGAAAGCGCGGCGGTGATGGTGCGAGGCACCGTTGCCAATGCGACGGGAGCCGAGACCGGGGTCACCGTCAACGGAGTGACGGCGGAGGTCTACGGCAATGAGTTCGTCGCCAATCACGTGGTGCTGGTCGAGGGTGAAAACACCCTGACCGCCAAGGCCGCGGATACGGGCGGCAATGCGCTGGAGGCGTCGGTCGTCGTGAACGCGGATCCGAGTGCGGATACCATCAGGATCGCGGCCAACGTCGAATCGGGCATTCCTTCCCTCGAGGTGACGCTTGGGGTGCGCGGTTCCTTCAGCTTCAGCCAGTCGACGATCGGTTGCGCGGGGCCGGCGGAACCCGAATATCTCGAGACCGGGGCCAAGGAATACAAGGTGCGGTTGAGCGTGGAGGGGATCTATTATTTCACGGTGGAGGCGGTGGACAATCTGAACAACGTCCGCGCGGACACGGCGGCCATCGTGGTATTGAACCGGAACAACCTGGACGCCCTGCTCCAGGCCAAATGGGATGGAATGAAGGCCGCTCTGATCGCGGGGAATTCCCCGGGCGCCCTGGCGTATTTTGCGGCAAGTTCCAGGGAACGCTACGGTGAGGTCTTCGAGCACCTGGCGGCGGGCTTGCCCTCCATCGCCTCGGGGATGCGGGAAATCGAGTTGATCTATGCGAAGGGCGGAACGGCCAAGTACAGGATCAAGCGCGAGGAACAGGTGCAGGGGCAGGTCTACGACATCACCTACTACGTTTATTTCCTGAGGGATGCCGCCGGCATATGGGGCATAGACCGATTTTGA
- a CDS encoding J domain-containing protein, whose protein sequence is MEKRDYYATLDIGRSESQSGIRDAYRRLAKRFHPDHAGAAATRAFQEISEAYAVLSDPEARRAYTEELARREAAPRVEIRMAGTTNVTGPQVSPVVSGGSKEALVPAEGLAGEGPFGSTFRTFIDEFFQPFPYGIGVREALELEVYLSREEAERGGVLPVPVHPQCPMCKGVRRPGMPECSYCLGVGEMDEATIALWIPPGVRHRTVMEIPLGTNPRSTLLVHILIK, encoded by the coding sequence GAGCGGGATCCGCGACGCGTATCGGAGGCTGGCCAAGCGCTTTCACCCCGATCACGCGGGGGCGGCGGCGACGCGGGCCTTTCAGGAGATCAGCGAGGCCTACGCCGTGCTGTCGGATCCCGAGGCACGGCGGGCTTACACGGAAGAGCTGGCCAGGCGGGAAGCCGCTCCCAGGGTGGAAATCCGGATGGCGGGAACGACGAACGTGACCGGGCCGCAGGTCTCGCCGGTCGTATCCGGCGGCTCGAAGGAAGCGCTGGTCCCCGCCGAAGGCCTGGCGGGCGAAGGGCCGTTCGGAAGCACGTTCAGGACGTTCATCGATGAATTCTTCCAACCGTTCCCCTACGGGATAGGCGTCCGCGAGGCGCTCGAACTGGAGGTGTACCTGTCCCGAGAGGAAGCGGAAAGGGGAGGGGTGCTGCCGGTTCCCGTCCACCCGCAATGCCCCATGTGCAAAGGGGTGAGAAGGCCCGGGATGCCGGAATGCTCGTATTGCCTGGGAGTCGGGGAAATGGACGAAGCGACCATTGCGCTCTGGATTCCGCCCGGGGTGCGGCATCGCACGGTCATGGAAATTCCCCTGGGAACAAATCCCCGTTCGACGCTGCTGGTTCATATTCTCATCAAGTAG